A region of Streptomyces sp. NBC_01267 DNA encodes the following proteins:
- a CDS encoding ATP-binding protein: MADHQEATVTLPSEAASVPAARTFVARALAEWGLPADADLADTVRLIVSELATNAVQHTFGQSPVFTVQVVLERDERLCVGVTDSHPRWPQRLPAAVQQDNGRGMVIIRWLAVENRGRLFVTPTKDGGKTVWIALPWTAAVQG; this comes from the coding sequence ATGGCAGACCACCAGGAAGCAACCGTCACCCTGCCGAGCGAGGCCGCTTCGGTTCCGGCGGCCAGGACGTTCGTGGCCCGAGCACTGGCCGAGTGGGGGCTTCCGGCGGACGCCGACCTTGCGGACACGGTCCGGCTGATCGTCTCGGAACTGGCGACCAACGCGGTTCAGCACACGTTCGGTCAGTCACCGGTCTTCACGGTCCAGGTCGTGCTGGAACGGGACGAACGGCTGTGCGTCGGCGTGACAGACAGTCACCCGCGGTGGCCTCAGCGCCTGCCTGCGGCCGTGCAGCAGGACAACGGCCGGGGGATGGTCATCATCCGCTGGCTGGCGGTCGAGAACCGCGGGCGGCTCTTCGTCACTCCGACGAAGGACGGCGGCAAGACCGTATGGATCGCGCTGCCCTGGACGGCAGCCGTCCAGGGCTGA
- a CDS encoding lysophospholipid acyltransferase family protein, translating to MFYYLLKYAVLRPLLRLLFRPRIEGLDHIPRDGAAIVAGNHLSFSDHFLMPVVLKRRITFLAKQEYFTGPGLKGRLTAAFFRSVGQIPVDRSGREAGRAAVREGLGVLSRGELLGIYPEGTRSHDGRLYKGKVGVAVMAVRGGVPVVPCAMVGTFEIQPPGQRMPKIKRVTIRFGEPLDFSRYAGLENEKAALRAVTDEIMYAILGLSGQEYVDAYAADVKAAHAKKFPRRLR from the coding sequence ATGTTCTACTACCTGTTGAAGTACGCCGTTCTGAGACCTCTGCTGCGCCTGCTGTTCCGGCCCAGGATCGAGGGGCTCGACCACATCCCGAGGGACGGCGCCGCCATCGTTGCGGGCAACCACCTCTCGTTCTCCGACCACTTCCTGATGCCGGTCGTCCTCAAACGGCGCATCACCTTCCTCGCGAAACAGGAGTACTTCACCGGTCCCGGGCTCAAGGGCCGGCTGACCGCCGCGTTCTTCCGCAGCGTGGGACAGATCCCGGTGGACCGGTCCGGCAGGGAAGCGGGCAGGGCCGCGGTCCGTGAAGGGCTCGGCGTGCTCAGCAGGGGCGAGCTGCTCGGGATCTACCCGGAGGGGACCCGGTCGCACGACGGCAGGCTGTACAAGGGCAAGGTGGGAGTCGCCGTGATGGCCGTCCGGGGCGGGGTCCCGGTGGTGCCGTGCGCGATGGTCGGCACCTTCGAGATCCAGCCGCCCGGACAGCGGATGCCGAAGATCAAGCGGGTGACGATCCGCTTCGGCGAACCGCTGGACTTCAGCCGCTACGCGGGCCTGGAGAACGAGAAGGCAGCGCTGCGCGCGGTCACCGACGAGATCATGTACGCGATCCTCGGGCTCTCGGGCCAGGAGTACGTCGACGCGTACGCCGCGGACGTGAAGGCCGCACACGCGAAGAAGTTCCCGCGAAGGCTGCGCTGA
- a CDS encoding type 1 glutamine amidotransferase: MSDNSLRLVWVYPDLLSTYGDQGNALVVERRARQRGLDVTRIDVRSDQPVPTSGDIYLIGGGEDRPQRLASERLRRDGGLSRAASNGAIIFSVCAGYQILGHEFINDLGEREPGLGLLDVISTRGEGDRCVGDVYADIDPRLGLPQLTGFENHQGITHLGPTARPFARVQLGRGNGTGDGTEGAYNDTVFGTYMHGPVLARNPLIADLLLKLALDVNALPPTDDRWYEALRAERIAAATQPA; this comes from the coding sequence ATGAGCGACAACAGCCTGCGCCTGGTGTGGGTCTACCCGGACCTGCTGAGCACGTACGGGGACCAGGGCAATGCCCTGGTGGTGGAGCGCCGGGCCCGCCAGCGCGGCCTCGACGTGACGCGTATCGACGTACGCAGCGACCAGCCGGTACCGACCTCCGGCGACATCTATCTGATCGGCGGCGGCGAGGACCGGCCGCAGCGGCTGGCCTCCGAGCGGCTGCGCCGCGACGGCGGCCTCAGCCGGGCGGCCTCCAACGGCGCGATCATCTTCTCGGTCTGCGCCGGGTACCAGATCCTCGGTCACGAGTTCATCAACGACCTCGGTGAGCGGGAGCCGGGTCTCGGTCTGCTGGACGTCATCTCCACCCGCGGCGAGGGCGACCGCTGCGTCGGCGACGTGTACGCCGACATCGACCCGAGGCTCGGACTGCCGCAGCTGACCGGCTTCGAGAACCACCAGGGCATCACCCATCTCGGTCCGACCGCCCGGCCGTTCGCCCGGGTGCAGCTCGGCCGGGGCAACGGCACCGGCGACGGCACCGAGGGCGCGTACAACGACACCGTGTTCGGTACGTACATGCACGGCCCGGTGCTGGCCCGCAACCCGCTGATCGCCGACCTGCTGCTGAAACTGGCCCTCGACGTCAACGCGCTGCCGCCGACGGACGACCGCTGGTACGAGGCCCTGCGCGCCGAGCGCATCGCCGCCGCGACCCAGCCCGCATGA
- a CDS encoding cytochrome c oxidase assembly protein: protein MDHSGHGMTMDLPPFTLGRGLEFSADPFFLISCLVGLALYGWGVVRLRRRGDSWPVHRIALFVVGVLTVGVTMCTKLNDYGMVMFSVHMVQHMIISMLSPILLLLGAPVTLALRALPVAGRGNRKGPRELLLALLQSRYMRVITHPAFTIPLFIASLYGLYFTPLFDTLMGSKTGHIAMMVHFLFVGLVFFWPIMGVDPGPHRPGYIMRMLELFAGMPFHAFFGIALMMGTEPMVQVYKHPPVSLGIDALSDQEAAGGIAWAFSEIPSVLVLIALVFQWYSSEQRIARRSDRAEDRNGDQELAAYNAYLASLGTRGQ from the coding sequence ATGGACCACAGCGGGCACGGCATGACCATGGATCTGCCGCCGTTCACGCTGGGACGGGGGCTGGAGTTCTCCGCGGACCCGTTCTTCCTGATCAGCTGTCTGGTGGGGCTCGCCCTGTACGGCTGGGGCGTCGTGCGGCTGCGCCGACGCGGCGACAGCTGGCCGGTCCACCGGATCGCACTCTTCGTCGTCGGCGTGCTGACCGTCGGGGTGACGATGTGCACCAAGCTGAACGACTACGGCATGGTCATGTTCAGCGTGCACATGGTGCAGCACATGATCATCAGCATGCTCTCGCCCATCCTGTTGCTGCTCGGCGCACCCGTGACCCTGGCGCTTCGGGCGCTGCCGGTCGCGGGCCGGGGCAACCGCAAGGGGCCGAGGGAGCTGCTGCTCGCCCTGCTGCAGAGCCGGTACATGCGTGTCATCACGCATCCGGCGTTCACCATCCCGCTGTTCATCGCCAGCCTCTACGGCCTGTACTTCACCCCGCTGTTCGACACCCTGATGGGGTCGAAGACCGGGCACATCGCGATGATGGTGCACTTCCTCTTCGTCGGCCTGGTCTTCTTCTGGCCGATCATGGGCGTGGACCCGGGACCGCACCGGCCCGGCTACATCATGCGGATGCTGGAGCTCTTCGCGGGAATGCCCTTCCACGCGTTCTTCGGCATCGCGCTGATGATGGGGACCGAGCCGATGGTGCAGGTGTACAAGCATCCGCCGGTGTCGCTGGGGATCGACGCGCTCAGCGACCAGGAGGCCGCGGGCGGGATCGCCTGGGCCTTCAGCGAGATCCCGTCGGTGCTGGTGCTGATCGCCCTGGTCTTCCAGTGGTACAGCTCGGAACAGCGGATCGCCCGGCGCTCCGACCGGGCGGAGGACCGCAACGGCGACCAGGAGCTGGCCGCGTACAACGCCTACCTCGCGTCACTGGGTACCCGCGGGCAGTAG
- a CDS encoding C40 family peptidase: protein MTAQIHVPSLLTRVGTASAFTLVAVAGTSLAPGAASEAQAAAHGVRAVQIAASKRGSPYQWGASGPSRFDCSGLTLYSFKKAGKKLPRTAQGQYNNVRHISASGRQRGDLVFFHYGRSVYHVGIYAGNGKIWHSPKTGSVVRLEKIWTHSVWYGRVG from the coding sequence ATGACTGCGCAGATTCACGTCCCGTCACTGCTCACCCGGGTCGGAACCGCATCGGCCTTCACGCTTGTCGCAGTCGCGGGGACCTCGCTGGCGCCGGGCGCCGCATCCGAGGCCCAGGCCGCGGCACACGGCGTCAGAGCCGTGCAGATCGCGGCCTCGAAGCGGGGTTCGCCCTACCAGTGGGGAGCGTCCGGGCCCTCACGGTTCGACTGCTCGGGGCTGACGCTCTACTCGTTCAAGAAGGCCGGCAAGAAGCTGCCGCGCACGGCTCAGGGGCAGTACAACAACGTGCGCCACATCTCGGCCTCCGGCAGACAGCGCGGGGACCTGGTGTTCTTCCACTACGGCCGGAGCGTCTACCACGTCGGCATCTACGCCGGTAACGGTAAGATCTGGCACTCGCCCAAGACCGGATCCGTGGTCAGGCTGGAGAAGATCTGGACCCACAGCGTCTGGTACGGCCGCGTGGGCTGA
- a CDS encoding NAD-dependent epimerase/dehydratase family protein translates to MSRGSVFVLGATGQIGRAAVRALVSDGWEVRAAARGADRDASWPGEVRSVRVDRDAEGELATALGDGCDVLVDMVAYGHAHARQLTGLADRIGSAVVISSGAVYEDAEGRSFDTMGDPDGEPRYPVPIPEDQRTLAPGPQTYGTRKTALEQGLLAAAGTLPVTLVRAGAIHGPHCRSPRELFFVKRALDKRPVRILAHGGRSRFHPAHVSNLAELIRLAALRPGARVLNGADPQAPTVAEISTAIDEAVGVRSELVLIEGPAPVGNTPWGVDRPVVYDMSAAERELGYRPVTGYAESLPATVEWLTAQLHGRDWREAFPTLARTYDPHGDLFDYAAEDAWLSRA, encoded by the coding sequence ATGAGCAGAGGAAGTGTTTTCGTACTCGGGGCCACCGGGCAGATCGGGCGCGCGGCGGTGCGCGCGCTGGTGTCGGACGGCTGGGAGGTCCGGGCGGCCGCACGCGGGGCGGACCGCGACGCGAGCTGGCCCGGGGAGGTGCGTTCGGTGCGCGTCGACCGCGACGCCGAGGGGGAGCTGGCCACCGCGCTCGGTGACGGCTGCGACGTACTGGTCGACATGGTCGCGTACGGCCATGCCCACGCCCGGCAGCTGACCGGCCTCGCGGACCGGATCGGCTCGGCGGTGGTGATATCCAGCGGCGCGGTGTACGAGGACGCCGAGGGCCGCAGTTTCGACACCATGGGTGATCCGGACGGCGAGCCGCGCTACCCGGTGCCGATCCCGGAGGACCAGCGGACCCTGGCGCCGGGCCCGCAGACGTACGGCACCCGCAAGACCGCCCTGGAACAGGGGCTGCTGGCAGCGGCCGGGACGCTGCCGGTGACGCTGGTGCGGGCGGGCGCGATCCACGGCCCGCACTGCCGTTCCCCGCGTGAGCTGTTCTTCGTGAAGCGCGCGCTGGACAAGCGTCCGGTGCGGATCCTGGCCCACGGCGGCCGGAGCCGCTTCCATCCGGCGCACGTCTCCAACCTCGCGGAGCTGATCCGGCTGGCGGCGCTGCGACCGGGGGCGCGCGTCCTCAACGGCGCGGATCCGCAGGCGCCGACCGTCGCGGAGATCAGTACGGCGATCGACGAGGCCGTCGGGGTGCGGAGCGAACTGGTCCTGATCGAGGGGCCCGCCCCGGTCGGCAACACGCCCTGGGGCGTGGACCGCCCCGTCGTGTACGACATGTCGGCGGCCGAACGCGAGCTGGGCTACCGCCCGGTGACCGGGTACGCGGAGTCGCTGCCCGCGACGGTGGAGTGGCTCACCGCGCAGCTCCACGGCCGGGACTGGCGGGAGGCCTTCCCCACCCTGGCGAGGACGTACGACCCGCACGGCGACCTCTTCGACTACGCGGCGGAGGACGCCTGGCTCAGCAGGGCCTGA
- a CDS encoding 6-phosphofructokinase encodes MRIGVLTSGGDCPGLNAVIRSVVHRAVVDHGDEVIGFHDGWKGLLECDYRKLDLDAVGGILARGGTILGSSRVQPAHLRDGVERARGHVADLGLDAIIPIGGEGTLKAANLLSEAGLPIVGVPKTIDNDIASTDVTFGFDTAVGVATEALDRLKTTAESHQRVLIVEVMGRHTGWIALHSGMAAGAHAIVVPERPFDMDELTEVVGRRFSAGKKFAIVVVAEGAKPREGSMSFDVGAKDVYGHERFAGVARQLSIELEERLGKEARPVILGHVQRGGTPTAYDRVLATRFGWHAVEAAHRGAFGMLTALHGTEINLVPLAQAVETLKTVPAERYAEAECVL; translated from the coding sequence ATGCGAATTGGTGTGCTCACCTCCGGCGGGGACTGCCCCGGCCTGAATGCCGTCATCCGCTCGGTCGTTCACCGCGCCGTCGTCGACCACGGCGACGAGGTCATCGGCTTCCACGACGGGTGGAAGGGCCTCCTCGAATGTGACTACCGCAAGCTCGACCTCGACGCGGTGGGCGGCATCCTGGCCCGGGGCGGTACGATCCTCGGCTCCTCCCGGGTGCAGCCCGCGCATCTGCGGGACGGCGTGGAGCGCGCCAGGGGTCATGTGGCCGATCTCGGCCTGGACGCGATCATCCCGATAGGCGGCGAGGGCACGCTGAAGGCGGCGAACCTGCTCTCCGAGGCGGGGCTGCCGATCGTCGGCGTACCGAAGACCATCGACAACGACATCGCGTCGACCGATGTCACCTTCGGCTTCGACACGGCCGTCGGAGTCGCGACCGAGGCACTGGACCGGCTCAAGACCACCGCCGAATCGCACCAGCGGGTGCTGATCGTCGAGGTCATGGGGCGGCACACCGGCTGGATCGCCCTGCATTCGGGCATGGCCGCCGGGGCCCACGCGATCGTCGTTCCCGAGCGTCCCTTCGACATGGACGAGCTGACGGAAGTGGTCGGCAGGCGCTTCTCGGCGGGCAAGAAGTTCGCGATCGTCGTGGTCGCCGAGGGTGCCAAGCCGCGCGAGGGCTCGATGAGCTTCGACGTCGGGGCCAAGGACGTGTACGGACACGAGCGCTTCGCCGGGGTGGCCAGGCAGCTCTCCATCGAGCTGGAGGAGCGCCTCGGCAAGGAGGCCCGCCCGGTGATACTGGGCCACGTGCAGCGCGGCGGCACCCCGACCGCGTACGACCGGGTCCTCGCGACCCGTTTCGGCTGGCACGCGGTCGAGGCCGCGCACCGCGGCGCGTTCGGCATGCTGACCGCGCTGCACGGCACGGAGATCAACCTGGTGCCGCTGGCGCAGGCGGTGGAGACCCTCAAGACCGTCCCGGCCGAGCGGTACGCCGAGGCCGAGTGCGTTCTCTGA
- a CDS encoding 8-amino-7-oxononanoate synthase — protein MPSATPRAPFEWTDAAARGRAAAGLVRTLRPRTAEPDLLDLASNDYLGLTRRPEITGAAAAAARRWGAGATGSRLVTGSTVLHAELERELAEFCGFEAALVFSSGYAANIAALTALTDRGSLIVSDADNHASIVDGCRLSRAQTAVVPHADPEAVDKALDAHDGRALAVTDSVFSVDGDAAPLTELAAVCRRYGAALVVDDAHGLGVLGDGGRGALRAAGLAGDGDVVATVTLSKSLGSQGGAVLGPARVIDHLVNTARTFIFDTGLAPASAGAALASLRLLRSDPQLADRVRTVARTLHGRLTAAGLSAVQPQAAVVSVLAPSPDQALRWAADCRDAGLVVGCFRPPSVPDGISRLRLTARADLTERQIEAAVGTILRTAPTGR, from the coding sequence ATGCCCTCAGCCACTCCACGAGCGCCCTTCGAGTGGACCGACGCCGCCGCCCGCGGGCGCGCGGCGGCCGGGCTGGTGCGCACACTCCGTCCGCGTACCGCCGAACCCGATCTGCTGGATCTGGCGAGCAACGACTATCTCGGACTGACCCGCAGGCCGGAGATCACCGGGGCCGCCGCAGCGGCGGCCCGCCGGTGGGGCGCGGGTGCCACCGGATCACGGCTGGTCACGGGCTCCACCGTGCTGCACGCCGAACTGGAGCGCGAGCTGGCGGAGTTCTGCGGCTTCGAGGCCGCGCTGGTCTTCTCGTCGGGTTACGCGGCCAACATCGCCGCGCTCACCGCGCTCACCGACCGGGGCTCCCTCATCGTCTCGGACGCGGACAACCATGCCTCGATCGTGGACGGTTGCCGGCTCTCCAGGGCGCAGACGGCCGTCGTCCCGCATGCCGACCCGGAGGCCGTGGACAAAGCGCTGGACGCCCACGACGGCCGCGCGCTCGCCGTGACCGACTCGGTCTTCTCGGTCGACGGCGACGCGGCGCCGCTGACCGAACTGGCCGCCGTCTGCCGCAGATACGGAGCGGCCCTGGTCGTCGACGACGCGCACGGCCTCGGTGTGCTCGGTGACGGCGGACGGGGCGCGCTGCGGGCGGCGGGGCTCGCGGGCGACGGCGACGTGGTCGCCACAGTGACCTTGTCGAAGTCCCTCGGCAGCCAGGGCGGTGCGGTACTGGGGCCCGCCCGGGTCATCGACCATCTCGTCAACACGGCCCGTACGTTCATCTTCGACACGGGACTGGCGCCGGCGTCGGCGGGGGCCGCACTGGCGAGTCTGCGGCTGTTGCGGAGCGACCCCCAACTGGCCGACCGGGTCCGTACGGTGGCCCGCACCCTGCACGGACGTCTCACCGCGGCGGGGCTGAGCGCCGTACAGCCGCAGGCCGCTGTCGTCTCCGTACTCGCCCCGTCGCCGGACCAGGCGCTGCGCTGGGCGGCCGACTGCCGTGACGCGGGCCTCGTCGTGGGCTGTTTCCGGCCGCCTTCGGTGCCCGACGGAATCTCCCGGCTCAGGCTCACGGCCCGCGCGGATCTCACGGAACGGCAGATCGAGGCGGCGGTGGGCACGATTCTGCGGACCGCGCCGACCGGACGATAG
- a CDS encoding alpha/beta hydrolase has translation MAAPSAIADGRGHGSRHGNHGSSEAHGAAVAAARAASAGIDWQDCPADWALAKPIQCGWVTVPVDYAKPDGKQIKLAVDRATSTGTKSERQGSLVYNPGGPGGSGMRFPTRITNKSALWANTAKAYDYVGFDPRGVGHSAPISCIDPQAYVSAPKADPVPDSEADKRAQRKLAAEYADGCKARSGAMLPYMTTPNTARDLDVIRAALGEKKLNYLGVSYGTYLGAVYGTLFPDHVRRMIVDSVVDPEQSNIWYEANLNQDVAFQGRWNDWQTWVAKNDATFHIGRTAAEVEQQWLKLRAEAKKHPIGGVVGPSELLGYFQNAPYYDSSWVPVAKVWSQYRAGDTQALVDAAGPDMSDVAGNISAENGTAVYTAVECADAKWPTSWQKWDRDNTRLNKDYPFLTWSNAWMNLPCATWPAKQQTPVDVHTGKGLPPVLIVQSTRDAATPFQGAVDLHQRFKGSRLIIEKDAGSHGVTGLVNPCINSRVDSYLLTGSTDRHDVTCAPHATPQP, from the coding sequence ATGGCGGCTCCGTCGGCGATCGCCGACGGGCGAGGCCACGGCAGCCGGCACGGAAACCACGGCAGCTCCGAGGCGCACGGCGCCGCGGTCGCCGCCGCGCGTGCGGCGAGCGCAGGCATCGACTGGCAGGACTGTCCGGCGGACTGGGCACTCGCGAAACCCATCCAGTGCGGTTGGGTCACCGTCCCGGTCGACTACGCCAAGCCCGACGGGAAGCAGATCAAGCTCGCCGTCGACCGCGCGACGAGCACCGGAACCAAGTCCGAGCGACAGGGCTCCCTCGTCTACAACCCCGGCGGCCCCGGTGGTTCGGGCATGCGCTTCCCCACCAGGATCACCAACAAGAGCGCACTCTGGGCCAACACCGCCAAGGCGTACGACTACGTGGGCTTCGACCCGCGGGGGGTGGGCCACTCGGCGCCGATCTCCTGCATCGACCCGCAGGCGTACGTCAGTGCCCCGAAGGCCGATCCCGTACCGGACAGCGAGGCCGACAAGCGGGCCCAGCGCAAGCTCGCGGCGGAGTACGCCGACGGCTGCAAGGCGCGCAGCGGCGCGATGCTGCCGTACATGACCACGCCGAACACCGCACGGGACCTGGATGTCATCCGTGCCGCGCTCGGCGAGAAGAAGCTCAACTACCTGGGCGTCTCCTACGGCACCTACCTCGGTGCGGTCTACGGGACGCTCTTCCCCGACCATGTCCGCCGGATGATCGTCGACAGTGTGGTCGACCCCGAGCAGTCCAACATCTGGTACGAGGCCAACCTCAACCAGGACGTGGCGTTCCAGGGCCGCTGGAACGACTGGCAGACCTGGGTCGCCAAGAACGACGCCACCTTCCACATCGGGCGTACCGCGGCCGAGGTCGAGCAGCAGTGGCTGAAGCTGCGGGCCGAGGCGAAGAAGCACCCGATCGGCGGAGTCGTCGGCCCCAGCGAACTGCTCGGCTACTTCCAGAACGCCCCGTACTACGACTCCTCGTGGGTGCCGGTCGCCAAGGTCTGGAGCCAGTACCGGGCAGGTGACACGCAGGCCCTGGTCGACGCGGCGGGCCCCGACATGTCCGACGTCGCGGGCAACATCTCCGCGGAGAACGGCACCGCCGTCTACACCGCGGTCGAGTGCGCCGACGCCAAGTGGCCGACCAGCTGGCAGAAGTGGGACCGGGACAACACCCGGCTCAACAAGGACTATCCCTTCCTCACCTGGTCCAACGCCTGGATGAACCTGCCGTGTGCCACCTGGCCCGCCAAGCAGCAGACCCCGGTGGACGTCCACACGGGCAAGGGACTCCCGCCGGTCCTGATCGTGCAGTCCACGCGTGACGCGGCCACCCCGTTCCAGGGCGCTGTCGACCTGCACCAGCGATTCAAGGGTTCGCGTCTGATCATCGAGAAGGACGCGGGTTCGCACGGTGTGACCGGGCTCGTCAACCCGTGCATCAACTCCCGGGTGGACAGCTATCTGCTCACCGGCAGCACCGACCGCCACGATGTGACGTGCGCCCCGCACGCCACGCCGCAGCCGTAA
- a CDS encoding ATP-dependent Clp protease proteolytic subunit, with amino-acid sequence MHRPSARHVLPEFTERTSSGSRTLDPYSKLLGERIVFLGTAVDDTAVNDAIAQFLYLEYDSPDQDISLYINSPGGPVDAMTALYDTMQAVSCDIATFCLGQAASTAAVLLAAGAPGKRTALPGARVVVQQPAFDEPVQGQLSDLDIHARELLRVRTVVADLLARHTGQSADRIAADIERDQVFDAARAREYGLVDQVLDSRKQSAAGPGR; translated from the coding sequence ATGCACCGGCCTTCCGCCCGCCACGTCCTCCCTGAGTTCACCGAACGCACCAGTTCCGGGAGCCGCACCCTCGACCCGTACTCCAAACTGCTCGGGGAACGCATCGTCTTCCTGGGGACCGCTGTCGACGACACCGCGGTCAACGATGCGATCGCGCAGTTCCTGTATCTGGAGTACGACTCCCCCGACCAGGACATCTCGCTGTACATCAACTCCCCCGGCGGCCCGGTCGACGCGATGACCGCGCTCTACGACACGATGCAGGCCGTTTCCTGTGACATCGCGACGTTCTGCCTGGGGCAGGCGGCGTCGACGGCGGCCGTACTGCTGGCCGCGGGCGCCCCCGGTAAACGCACGGCGCTGCCGGGGGCGCGGGTCGTCGTGCAACAGCCCGCCTTCGACGAACCGGTGCAGGGTCAGCTGTCCGATCTGGACATCCACGCCCGCGAGTTGCTCAGGGTGCGAACGGTGGTGGCGGACCTGCTGGCACGTCACACCGGGCAGTCCGCGGACCGGATCGCGGCCGACATCGAGCGGGACCAGGTGTTCGACGCGGCCCGAGCCCGGGAGTACGGACTGGTGGACCAGGTGCTGGACAGCCGTAAGCAGTCCGCCGCCGGGCCCGGCAGGTGA
- the bioB gene encoding biotin synthase BioB: MDLLNTLVDKGLRRELPTREEALAVLATSDDELLDVVAAAGRVRRQWFGRRVKLNYLVNLKSGLCPEDCSYCSQRLGSKAEILKYTWLKPDEASRAAAAGVAGGAKRVCLVASGRGPTDRDVDRVSETIEAIKGQHEDIEVCACLGLLKDGQAERLRAAGADAYNHNLNTSEATYADICTTHDFSDRVETVQQAQAAGLSACSGLIAGMGESDADLVDVVFALRELDPDSVPVNFLIPMEGTPLAGDWHLTPQRCLRILAMTRFICPDAEVRLAGGREVHLRSLQPLALHLVNSIFLGDYLTSEGQAGRADLDMIADAGFEVEGAETTTLPEHREGLVSVRRRGAGTDLAPNA, from the coding sequence ATGGACCTGTTGAACACGCTGGTGGACAAGGGGCTGCGGCGCGAACTGCCGACCCGTGAAGAGGCGCTCGCCGTACTGGCGACGTCCGACGACGAACTGCTGGATGTGGTGGCGGCGGCCGGAAGGGTACGCCGTCAATGGTTCGGGCGACGGGTGAAACTCAACTATCTGGTCAATCTGAAGTCCGGACTCTGCCCGGAGGACTGTTCGTACTGCTCGCAGCGGCTCGGCTCCAAGGCCGAGATCCTCAAGTACACCTGGCTGAAGCCCGACGAGGCGTCGCGGGCAGCGGCTGCCGGGGTGGCCGGCGGGGCGAAGCGGGTCTGTCTGGTCGCCAGTGGCCGCGGGCCGACCGACCGTGACGTGGACAGGGTCTCGGAGACCATCGAGGCGATCAAGGGACAGCACGAGGACATCGAGGTGTGCGCCTGTCTCGGCCTGTTGAAGGACGGCCAGGCCGAGCGGCTGCGGGCGGCCGGCGCCGACGCGTACAACCACAACCTCAACACCTCGGAGGCGACCTACGCGGACATCTGCACCACCCACGACTTCTCCGACCGGGTGGAGACCGTCCAACAGGCGCAGGCCGCCGGGCTCTCGGCCTGCTCCGGGCTGATCGCCGGGATGGGCGAGAGCGACGCCGATCTGGTGGACGTGGTCTTCGCGCTGCGCGAACTGGACCCGGACTCGGTGCCGGTGAACTTCCTGATCCCCATGGAGGGGACCCCGCTGGCCGGGGACTGGCACCTCACGCCGCAGCGCTGTCTGCGCATCCTGGCGATGACACGGTTCATCTGCCCCGACGCGGAGGTGCGGCTGGCCGGCGGGCGCGAGGTGCATCTGCGCTCGTTGCAGCCACTGGCTCTGCACCTGGTCAACTCGATCTTCCTCGGGGACTATCTGACCAGCGAGGGACAGGCGGGCCGGGCCGACCTGGACATGATCGCGGACGCCGGTTTCGAGGTGGAGGGCGCGGAGACCACCACGCTGCCCGAACACCGTGAGGGCCTGGTGTCGGTCCGCCGCCGGGGTGCCGGGACAGATCTCGCGCCCAATGCCTGA
- a CDS encoding type II toxin-antitoxin system Phd/YefM family antitoxin, with translation MAYEIPVTQARAELAELINRVVYGGERVVVTRHGKPLVALVSAADLERLESMREAAEEQVTSAVSSVHPVTSAPGERGRFGIAAEHRER, from the coding sequence ATGGCCTATGAGATTCCGGTGACGCAAGCCCGGGCAGAGCTCGCCGAGCTGATCAACCGTGTCGTCTACGGCGGGGAGCGGGTGGTGGTGACGCGGCACGGCAAGCCGCTCGTGGCCCTGGTCTCCGCCGCTGACCTGGAGCGACTCGAAAGCATGCGGGAGGCGGCCGAGGAACAGGTGACCAGTGCGGTGTCCTCGGTCCACCCGGTCACGTCCGCTCCCGGCGAACGCGGGCGCTTCGGGATCGCGGCGGAACACCGAGAGCGGTGA